GAATGAGACAATCTGAACAAACTGAACCCTAAGCTTCGTTTTTCAGGCTCTCAGAAATACACattagaaacaacaaatcagagccaggaggcgggtcttatcGCTGTCCATCACCAtcatgtatgtgctgctcacatCCTactcttttctctctgcttcatCACAGCCATAAATGCTGAGGCtggttagcatagctaccaataATGGCAGATGAACTGTTTTCCTGTAGCATGATGCTGTTTTTCCTGCCACATTTGGCAGTGAGTGCATGAGCATGCTTGACAGCGCTAAGCACCTCCttctgtctctgattggttgttgtgGTTGTGAGTGGTGCTTTTCTTCAGACTGCAACAGTTTgagcttttcacagattatctgcttCACCTTATAATGTCTTGACATGGTGACAGGttcaacaaatatgcaaaaatcatttttattaaagtttcacaCTCGTGCTTTTAGTTGCAATAATTACATCATCATCCCCACATGCAGTGATGACGTCATCAGTGATGACATCATCAACCATCAGTGACACTTCTCTAAAATTAAACATAGATGCCTagtgaaataataaaagcagtaaaaagCGTGATGTGTTTATGATAACATGGctttaattataattaaagCATATTCACTGTATGACACAGGCATCCTTTTTCACAAAAGCAACTATACCTCCCACTGCTAATCCCACACCAGCCCCAATAGCAGCTCCAACCGGACCTGCAAAAGATCCAACTACAGCCCCCGTCTTAGCCCCGGCAGCAATTCCTGCACCAACCCCTACAGCAACTCCTCCAACGCCTCCAATAACAGCTCCGACCTTCATTGAATTTCTAATAAACTCATTATCTTCCTCTGCCTTTCTCCTTGCATCATTAGGATCTGTACCTGGATTTTTATCCTGAATTTTCTTAGTTGCTTTTTTAATAGCTCTCTCAGCTTCTTGTAGCATCTCGTTTGTGTAGTAGCTTCCTCCGTGTCTCTGAACCATCCTGTTGATCTTCTTCAGCAGCTCTCTGACCTGAGACGgatctttgtttctgttgttgaaGACGTGATATCCTCCTCCACACTGATTGACAAAAGCACAGAGAGGTGTGCTTTTCTGAATAAATTCCTGAATGGAGACGTTCTCCTCCTCCAGATCGTCTCCATGGGTGAACAGCACCATGGTGTAACACGCTGCCTTCTCTCCAAACGTCGTCTGAATGATTTTGACGGTCTTCTGTTCTTCCTCTGTGAATCTGTTTGGCTGGATCACCACCAGGAACACATGAGGACCAGGAGCAGCAAATGAGATGCATCTGACTATTTCTGTCAGAAT
The Xiphophorus hellerii strain 12219 chromosome 22, Xiphophorus_hellerii-4.1, whole genome shotgun sequence genome window above contains:
- the LOC116712670 gene encoding GTPase IMAP family member 9-like isoform X1, with the translated sequence MASKMPQPKEPNLRMVLIGKTGVGKSAAGNTILGRKAFESKLSPSSLTSVCKKELGEFEDQTLAVVDTPGLFDTSKQETILTEIVRCISFAAPGPHVFLVVIQPNRFTEEEQKTVKIIQTTFGEKAACYTMVLFTHGDDLEEENVSIQEFIQKSTPLCAFVNQCGGGYHVFNNRNKDPSQVRELLKKINRMVQRHGGSYYTNEMLQEAERAIKKATKKIQDKNPGTDPNDARRKAEEDNEFIRNSMKVGAVIGGVGGVAVGVGAGIAAGAKTGAVVGSFAGPVGAAIGAGVGLAVGGIVAFVKKDACVIQ